In the Aquimarina spinulae genome, CGTTTACCAAAAAAACGATACTATCCTTCTCTTTATTAAATTCGATTCGATTACTACTCGTAGCAACAAGTCCTTTCTCAAAAGATACATGTTGAGCATCACTTAATACAGAAAGTAACTGTATTGCATCTTCTTTTTTAGTAGCACTAAGAATATTCTTAGTTGGTTTTTCGGGATCTAGAATTACCCATGATATATTTTTATGAAGCTGTGGTCTCTTCCCTTTTATACCCGATACAAATGCATTCGTTACAACAACAATACTATCGGTTTCTAATGTTTCCATTTCTCTGGCCAATTGCCAATACCCTGGAGTTACGGTAGGGATTTCATATGTTGGATCGTTTTGATATTCTGGAAAACCAGGTTGTAAAAGTCGTATTGGTGCTTCGGTTTCTATAGTATCCAGAATTGTATTTACCTCTTCATATTCGAGTAGAGAAGGTTCTATAATATAAGTAATAGGTACGGTAGTAACTTTTCTTTTTATCTGTGGCTCTGCTATGATCATAACAAGTGTACTAATCAATAACAATCGTAAAAGTAATAACCACAATTCATTGATTTGAACACTACTCGTTTGTTTTGAATCAGACTCATCAAGTAGCTGAATACTTCCTATCTTAATTGTTTTCCCTTCTTTTTTACTCCACAGATGTATTGCAATAGGAACAATACCTCCTAATAAAGCCCATAAATATGTGGGGGTGAGAAAAAACATACTAAATTAATCTATTTCGTTTCTTCAGAAATACCTGTAAAGCCTCTCCGATATTCTCATTTAGTTTAAACAAATGATAACCAATATCATTAGCCAGCAGCGTATTTTTTGTGTTTTTCATCATTTCTTCTAATGCAGTGAGGTATTGCTTTTTTGCTGTCTTAGCATCTATCTTACGCCTTGCTCCTGTTTCCAAATCTTCGAATGTAATGGTACCTTTGTAGTCAAATTCCAGTTCGTTTTTACCCATCAAATGAAATACTACAACTTCATTTTTAGGTGTTTTCAACCGTTTAACGAAAGAAGTTAGCTCTTCTCTGTGTTCATACAAATCGGTAATAAAGAAAATCAATTCTTTATGGTTACGATCATGAAGGTTTTTTGACGCTCCAGGGTCCTCTGGCCATTTTCCTTCATTCTTAATATTAATCAATTCTAATAACAGACGATTATAGTGTTTTTTCTGAATTTTGGGATATACGCTATGTAATTGGTGATCATTAAGTGCAAAAAGACCCACAGCATCTCCTTGATTTTGGGATAAGTATGCCAATGAAGCGACCAGCACTCTGGTGTAATCCATTTTAGACAAATCTTCTTCCTTATGAAGCATAGACATACTGGCATCGACAATAAATTTTACCGCAATATTACTTTTTATCTCTGATTGCTTAATATAGTATCTACCTGATCTGGCGAGCATTTTCCAATCCAGTAGTCTTAAATCATCACCCGGTTCATAATTACGAAATTGACTAAACTCCATCCCCGGGCCTACACTTCTGCTGTGATTATGTCCAGACAAATATCCATCAACTATTACACGTGCAATGAGTTCTAATCCAGATACATTTTTTATAAGCTCTGGTTTTAATAATTGATGATAGTCCTGTTTCATACCAATTTAACTTTAAAATATCGCATATCAGCTCTTTATCGGAATAGCGTTTAACAGTTGATGAGTAACATCATCAGACGTTATACCTTCGGATTCTGCTCTAAAATTTACAATAACTCTATGTCGCAATACCGGTATAGCGACATGTTGTATATCTTCTAATGTAACCGATAAGCGTCCTTTCATCAAAGCACGAGCTTTGGCTGTTAATATCATTGCCTGGCCTGCTCTTGGGCCTGCTCCCCAATTTACCCACTCTTTTACATATGTGTTTGTAGTAGTTTCTGGCCTTGTCGCTCGTATTAGCTTACTTACAAATGTGATAAGATCATCACTTATAGGCACTTCTCTAACCAGGTTCTGCAGTCTTAATATATCGTCACCGGTAATCACTTTATGAAGTGTTTCTTTTTTGGTACCTGTTGTATTTT is a window encoding:
- a CDS encoding BatA domain-containing protein, with amino-acid sequence MFFLTPTYLWALLGGIVPIAIHLWSKKEGKTIKIGSIQLLDESDSKQTSSVQINELWLLLLRLLLISTLVMIIAEPQIKRKVTTVPITYIIEPSLLEYEEVNTILDTIETEAPIRLLQPGFPEYQNDPTYEIPTVTPGYWQLAREMETLETDSIVVVTNAFVSGIKGKRPQLHKNISWVILDPEKPTKNILSATKKEDAIQLLSVLSDAQHVSFEKGLVATSSNRIEFNKEKDSIVFLVNGNQEQHPLITEPSVRILVFYDDSLSAEKTYVEAAYRAISKHLNTPINVRAVQNIDTIHLDAFNTVIWLSKDETPQTSSTLLLYKPDDLSHNIIEKGSSKETFYLTKPLNTERVVNEYFAEHLLAILNRNEGLEEKIKSYDKRVIHVGELLPIVATDVKKNKDNSTTLELSKWLWFLCILFLITERIIAKYRKQ
- a CDS encoding DUF58 domain-containing protein; the protein is MKQDYHQLLKPELIKNVSGLELIARVIVDGYLSGHNHSRSVGPGMEFSQFRNYEPGDDLRLLDWKMLARSGRYYIKQSEIKSNIAVKFIVDASMSMLHKEEDLSKMDYTRVLVASLAYLSQNQGDAVGLFALNDHQLHSVYPKIQKKHYNRLLLELINIKNEGKWPEDPGASKNLHDRNHKELIFFITDLYEHREELTSFVKRLKTPKNEVVVFHLMGKNELEFDYKGTITFEDLETGARRKIDAKTAKKQYLTALEEMMKNTKNTLLANDIGYHLFKLNENIGEALQVFLKKRNRLI